The following nucleotide sequence is from Myxococcota bacterium.
AGTCACGGCGCGCTGCTCGCGAATCCGCAGGCGTTCGAGTTCGAGGCCTAGGTCAGAGCGTTCGAGCGAGCGATGGCTGCCGCTCGATCAGAGGCTTGATCAGCTGACTCGCCTCGGCCTCCTCGATGGAAGAGCCGAAGCGCAAGGTGGAGGCGCCGGCGCCCTACAAGAACAAGTAGCCGTTGTGCTTGCAGGTCTTGCAGATCGTGTCTTGGGTCGGTGACTCGCCGATGATCTCGCGCCGCGCCTCGGTGTACATCGAGCCGTTCCAGATCTCGCCGAAGTCCTGCTCGTGGATCGAGCCGTAGTGGTGCTTCTCGCTGTAGACGCTGCAGCAGGCCAGCACCTTGCCGTCCCAGTTGATCGCGGTGTCCTTCCAGGGCAGCGTGCACATGGCCTCGCGCTGCGCGCTCTTCTTCTCGCGGTCGAACGCGAGATAGTCGGTCGACTCGGGCAGCCAGTGACCGTCGCGCTCGAGCGCCTGCTCGGCGGTCTCGAAGATCTCCTTGCCCATGTCGGTGCGCGCGGCGTTGAGCTGCAGCTCGACGCCGAGCTCGGCCGCCAGGCGCTTCGCGATCGGCACCTCGTGCTCGTTGTGGCGGAACACGTGGAACAGCCAGATCACGCGCGTGAAGTCGGCGTTCAGCTCGCGCTTCTTGGCGACCAGCATGCGGATGTTGTCCATGACCCGCTTCCAGTCACCGCCGCGGCGGTAGATCGCGTAGCTCTCCGGCGTGGCGCCGTCGGCCGAGATGTAGATCTTCTTCACCTTGGCGCGCAGCAGCCCCTCGGCGAGCTCCGGCGTCAGGTCGTTCAAGTGACTCGAGAGCTTCACCGACACGCGCCGGTCGTAGGCGAGCTGGCACATCTTCACGATGTGCTTGTTGAGCAGCGGCTCGCCCCAGTTGTAGAGCCGCACCGTGATCAGGTCCGGACCCAGCTGGTCAAGGACCTTCACGAACGTGTCGTAGGGCATCATGCCCTTCTGCGCCGAGCGGTCGCCCTGCCCCGTCGGGCACAGCGGGCAGCGCAGGTTGCACACGTTCCCCGACTCGACGGTGATCTTCGTCGGGCGATAGGGCAGCCGCACCCAGCGCAGGCGCGGGGCGATCGCCTCCAGCGCGAGGTTGTACAGCTTGCGCGGCGACAGGAACCGCAGCTCCTCGCGAGCAATGCGCGCCCTCGTGGAGAGCTTCACTGACTCACCCCCCTCGGTGTCAGTTACTGCGCCATGTACCGCTTCCAGGCGCGGTACTTGCTCACGGCCTCGTCGTTGCTCTCGACCGCGGGATAGAAGTAGCGGACCGCGTGCCCGCAGGTCTTGCAGATCTTGTAGCAGAACTTGAAGCCGTCGATCTCGCGCGTGTTGCCCACGAGCTCGCGGTTCTCGTCGGTGCAGCACTCCTTGGGCGTCGGCGGCGAGAGGATGCGGCGCGGGTAGTCGTTGTACGGCTTCTCGCTCGTCGAGTAGCGGATGATGCTGCGCAGGTTGCGGTGCGGCTTCTGGTCCGCGGGTCTCAGGTTGCTTCCGATTCTCTTCAACTGGTCATGCCCTCACACCTGCCCGACGACGCGAAGGTCGTGGAGCAGGCCGGTGAAATCGCGGTACTCGGACTGGCAGGGTGCCCCGTCGGCGTACCAGTACGCGCTGTGCGCTGCGCCCAGGAGGATCACGGACGACGAGCGGGTGCCGTACTCGGCGGTATGGACGCAGGAATTCTCGAAGGGATTCGAGGCCGAAGCGTGCCGGCGCAGCACGGAGAACAGCTCCCCGCGCAGCGCCTCCGGCTCGAGCAGAAGATCGATGCCGGCGACCTCCTTCTCGATACGTCGGACCTTCTCGGAGCTCGGGTCCTCGGGATCTCGATTGCAGATCACATGTAAGCCCGGATCGAGCGCGCGCACCTGCTGGCGTTCTGGGGTGCGCCGGATGAGCCACGTCTCGCGGCCGTCGGCGGCCAGCAGGTTGAACGGGGCGTAGTGCGTACGCGCCTGGCGCTCCAGCTCGGCTGCCACGGCCTCCGCGGAGCCCTGGCCCAGGGCATCGAGCACGAGGAGGCCCCGCGAGCGGGCACCCTGGGGCTTCTCGGAGACGGGCCGGTTGGTCAGACCCACGAATACTCCGGAGGCGTTCACCCCCATCCACGTGCCGCCCGCTTCGAGATCGCGGGGCGCCACGTGCGCCGGGCGACCCCCTGAGGCCGGAAAGAGGGCGGGCCGGGCCGCCGGCCGAGCGAAGAACTCGTCCCGGTTCGTGGCCGCGATCAGCGGGAAGTGCGGCACGACGCGGTCCAGGAGGATCAGCGTGCACATGTTCCCTGGTGGGCTCCCTCGGTGTGGTCCGGGCGCGTACGGGCGCGACCTCACGAACCCCGATTCCACGGAAACTCCGTGGTAAATCGCGGGCCAAGCTATCACGAGCCCTGTGCGGGCTCAAGGACGGAGCGCTAGCCCGAGACCACGCGCAAGTTGGGCCCGGCGGAGCGGGGCTCCGCCTGGGGGGCCTCTTCACCGCCCAGGTGGCGCAGGTCGGGGGCCCGGAAATCGACGCCGTAGCGCGCAAAGATCGGCTGCAGCACGTCGGCCGAATCGAGCAGCGTCTTGCGCACCGACTCCAGACCGTGGCGCACCGCGTCGGACCGGCGCCAGAACACGAGCGGGTTCAGATCGAAGAACTTCTCGTCGGTCTCGCGCGCCTCGATCACCACGATGTCGCCGCGGAAGTGCTCGTCGTACATGTACGCGCGCAGGCCCATCGCGAGCCGACTGTGGAGCAGCGTGCGCAGCACCTGATTCATCACGGTCTGCAGCCCGCGGTCCGACAGATAGCGGCTGCCGACGCGGCCGGGCGCGTGCGGCTCGTTCAGGTACGGCCGGAACGGGTTGTAACAGATGATCAGGTCGGCGCCCTGCTCCACCGCCACGTCGATGTTCGCGGTGCGGCGGATGCCGCCGTCGACGTAGTCGACGCCGTTGATGCGCGCGGGCCGGAAGAAGCCCGGCAGCGCGCTCGAGGCCCGCACCGCTTCCGAGATCGTGAGCCCGTGATCGTTCTCGGGCCCGAACAACACGCGCTCCGCCGTGTCGAGGTTGGTCGCCGTGATGTACAGCTTGCGGCCCGTCTCGCGGTAGAAGTCGGCGAAGTAGTTCGGCACGCCGATCTTCGCCATGTTGGTGGCGAGCCAGCGCTCGAGCGGCGCGTTGTCGAAGATGCCCGACGGCAAGAGCGCCCCCACCGACGGGAACTCGCGCTTGGGCGAGACCTCGGCGTAGAGCTCCATGAGAAACGACTCCAAATGCGTGTAGCTCGGCGCGTCCATCAGCCGGCGCAGCGACGGTCCGAGCTTGCCCGGCAGGTCGGGCAGCACCGACAAGAGATCGATCAAGAGCCCGGGCAGGTACGCCGCGAGGCGCGCGCTGAACACCGCGCCGCGCCCGATCACCTCGCCGATGTTCGGGTTGTAGAAGTCGATCGGGCGCAGCTGGTCGAGGCGCTCCGACGTGCCCTCGAGCGCCTCGATCATCTCGTCGGGCGTGATGCCCGCCGCGAGCGACGTGGCGAGGAACGCGCCCGCCGACAGACCGATGTACGAGTCGAAGTCAGTGACCTTGCGGCCGACGAGGAACTCGTCGAGCGCCTTCAGGCCTCCGACCTTGAACGCGCCGCCCGTGACCGCGCCCCCCGCGAGCACCAGCGCGATCTTCGGATTCTTCGGCGGCCTCGTGCCCGAGCTGCGTTGGATCAGCGTGAGGCCCACGCGTCCCTCATGAAACCGAGATCGGTCTCATTTTTCGCAGACCTGAGCATCTGCCCACCCATAGAACGTGTTCGAGCTTACGCAGCGCGTCAGCGAAGTCAACCAATCGCCTCGAGATCTTCCCGGGCCCGCCGTGGCGTAGAACACAAACGAGCGCAGCTGGTTGCGCGAAGCCCCGTCTCAAGCGCACGTTTCCGCCGACCGATCAGTCGTGGGGCAAAATCCGACGGGGCGGGTTAGAGTTGCCCGAGAGGCCGCGATGAAGCGCAAGCCGATGAGCGACGTCCCTCAGGTGATCCTGATCGGTTTGCTTTGCGCGAGCCTGGCGTGCGCGACGGCCAAGCCGACCCCGCCGAGCGCCCCCGCACCGGGCCCGACGCCCGTGTCGGACACTTCGTCGGCCCCGTCCGCTCCCGCGACCGACCCCGCGCCCGCGAAGACCGATCCGGCGGCGACTTCCCCGACGCCCGCGAGTGACTCGTCGGCGAAGCCCGCGGCGACCCCGGCGGCGTCGAAGGACGACGACGACAGCGCCCCCGATCCCGCGCCGACCAAGGGCGGCAAGAAGAAGCCCGCCACGCAGGCGCAGCGCGTGCGCCAGAGTGACATGGCGCGCCGCGCCGAGGCCGGGCTGGAGAGCATGATCATCGGCACCGTGATCGGCGCCCAGTTCGGCGGCATCGGCGCGCTCGCCGGCGCCGCGCTGTTCGGCATGTACGGCATCATCACGGGCGACGTTCCGTTCGAGTCCGGCCGGCGCCAACAGCCCGCCTCGAGTCACCCGCGCGGCAACGACGAGGACATGGAGAGCGAGGTCGACCAGGAGCTCAAGAAGCAGGAAGACCTCGAGGCCGAGATCGAGGCCGAGCTGAAGCACCAGGAAGAGCTGCTCGCCGCGATCAACAAGCAGGAAGAGATCAACAAGGCGCTGCAGAAGGAGTCGAAGGACTGCGCGGGCTCCACGCCGGCCGACGCCACCGCGGCGCCGCGGCGCCCGTGTCAGCGCGAGATCCCGGACTCGATCTTCGAGACCAAGACCGTGAAGGACGGCAAGCGCGAGCTCTTGGTGAAGACGCTCGACGCCGACCGCGACGGCAAGCCCGAGATCAAGATCACGATCGACCCGAAGACCGGTCAGGTGCTCACGCGCGAAGAAGACACCGACTACGACGGCACGCTCGACGCCGTGAACACCTATCTGCCCGACGGCCGCCTGAAGGACCGCGCGGAAGACACCAACCAGGACGGCAAGCCCGATCGCTGGATCATCTACAACGGCGCTGAGTCGGCGGAGCGCGTCGAGGTCGACCGCAACTTCGACGGCAAGCGCGACGGCTTCCTGCAGTACCAGAACGGCGTGCTCGCGTACGAGGAATACGACAACAACAACGACGGCAAGATCGACCGCCGCATCGAGTACGTGAACGGCAAGCGCCACGTCGAGATCGAAGACACGAACCTGAACGGCGTGATGGACTCACGCACGTTCTTCGACGACAAGGGCGTGCTGGTGCGCGTGGAGCGCGACAAGAACGAGGACGGCAAGCCCGACGTGTTCGAGTACTTCGAGGGCACCGACCCCGGCAAGGTCGTGCTGGTCAAGCGCGAGGAGGACACGAACGGCGACGGCGTCGTCGACGTGACCTCGTACTACGAGAAGGGCAAGCTCGTCCGCAAGGAAGTCTCGGACCCGAACCTCGTCAACTGACTCGCGCGAGTCAGCGGGGCTGGATGGTCGGGGCCGGCGGCGTCGGTGTGGACGGCGCGCTCGGCGCGGGCGCGGGCGCCGGAGCCGTCGACCCGCCGCGCTCCACGCCGATCGTGAGCGTGCGTTCGCGCTCCTGCTTGCGGAAGGCCTCTTGCTTGTCGCGCTCGAGCCGGAGCTGGATCTCCTTGGTCCGCTGACGGATGCGCTCCTGCTCGGCGGCGAGCTCGAGCGAGGTCATGCCCTGCGTGGCGAACTGCAGGTCGAACTCGGTCGAGCCGCGCGTGCCGTCCGAGGCCAGCGCAGACACACGGATGCGGTTCATGCCCGGTCGCACCGGCACGAAGCCTTTGAACGAGCCGTCGGGCAGGAGCAGGATGTCGTTCGGGCCGGCCCACTCCATGAGCGTCAGGTTCACGGCGACCACGTCTTCCACGTTGGCGAACGACACCCCGGACAGCAGCGAGACGATGTCGCCGGGTACACGGACCGGTGTATAGGTGCCGTTGGTGACCTTGGCCATCTCGCTGGCGGCGATCGGGTAGTTGATCGCCTCGGGCCCCAGGCCGTAGACGTTCAGCATCACGCCCGCGACCTTGGCCAGCGACGCGGCGTCGATCGCCGCGAGCTGGTCCTCCTTGTCCTCCACGTTGGCGAGCCCGAAGGGCAGCGACGGGCGGCCGTCGGTGAGGAACAGGATCACCTTCTTCGCGTTGGCGCGCGGCTGCGAGAGCGCGCCCGGCAGCGCCGCGAGCTCGCGCAGCGCGAGCTTCACGCCCGCCTGCATGTTGGTGCCGCCGCTCGCGCCGCGCAGGCGGATCGCCTCGAGCGCGCCGCGCACGGCGTTGAAGTCGGCGGTGAGCGGCAGCTCGAGCATGGCGTCGTTGGCGGCGTTCACGCCGCGTCCGGTGTTCGGGTCGATTTCGCCCGAGAACGACGCCACGCCCACGTGCACGCGGCTGGCATCGAGCCCGCCGAGCAGTGACTTCGCGGCCATGACCTCGGCCGACAGGATCGAGTCGTCGGGGTCGGTGTTCGGCGTGTCCTCCACGCCGGGCGTGGTCGAGCGCTCGGTCTGTCCCAGGATCCCGTCGTTGTCGACGTCGATGCCGCTGGGGTACTCGGTCGAGCCCGAGACGTCGATCACGACCATCACGTCGAAGTTGGTCGCGCGCTCACCCGCGATCGCGAGCCCGGCG
It contains:
- a CDS encoding radical SAM protein, which produces MKLSTRARIAREELRFLSPRKLYNLALEAIAPRLRWVRLPYRPTKITVESGNVCNLRCPLCPTGQGDRSAQKGMMPYDTFVKVLDQLGPDLITVRLYNWGEPLLNKHIVKMCQLAYDRRVSVKLSSHLNDLTPELAEGLLRAKVKKIYISADGATPESYAIYRRGGDWKRVMDNIRMLVAKKRELNADFTRVIWLFHVFRHNEHEVPIAKRLAAELGVELQLNAARTDMGKEIFETAEQALERDGHWLPESTDYLAFDREKKSAQREAMCTLPWKDTAINWDGKVLACCSVYSEKHHYGSIHEQDFGEIWNGSMYTEARREIIGESPTQDTICKTCKHNGYLFL
- a CDS encoding NRDE family protein → MCTLILLDRVVPHFPLIAATNRDEFFARPAARPALFPASGGRPAHVAPRDLEAGGTWMGVNASGVFVGLTNRPVSEKPQGARSRGLLVLDALGQGSAEAVAAELERQARTHYAPFNLLAADGRETWLIRRTPERQQVRALDPGLHVICNRDPEDPSSEKVRRIEKEVAGIDLLLEPEALRGELFSVLRRHASASNPFENSCVHTAEYGTRSSSVILLGAAHSAYWYADGAPCQSEYRDFTGLLHDLRVVGQV
- a CDS encoding patatin-like phospholipase family protein, producing MGLTLIQRSSGTRPPKNPKIALVLAGGAVTGGAFKVGGLKALDEFLVGRKVTDFDSYIGLSAGAFLATSLAAGITPDEMIEALEGTSERLDQLRPIDFYNPNIGEVIGRGAVFSARLAAYLPGLLIDLLSVLPDLPGKLGPSLRRLMDAPSYTHLESFLMELYAEVSPKREFPSVGALLPSGIFDNAPLERWLATNMAKIGVPNYFADFYRETGRKLYITATNLDTAERVLFGPENDHGLTISEAVRASSALPGFFRPARINGVDYVDGGIRRTANIDVAVEQGADLIICYNPFRPYLNEPHAPGRVGSRYLSDRGLQTVMNQVLRTLLHSRLAMGLRAYMYDEHFRGDIVVIEARETDEKFFDLNPLVFWRRSDAVRHGLESVRKTLLDSADVLQPIFARYGVDFRAPDLRHLGGEEAPQAEPRSAGPNLRVVSG
- a CDS encoding vWA domain-containing protein, whose translation is MVGTLMRLHLIRLVCAAAALAPFTARAQQDALPPHDALPVKIEIRTPKPGETLRNKTDMAPLAGLAIAGERATNFDVMVVIDVSGSTEYPSGIDVDNDGILGQTERSTTPGVEDTPNTDPDDSILSAEVMAAKSLLGGLDASRVHVGVASFSGEIDPNTGRGVNAANDAMLELPLTADFNAVRGALEAIRLRGASGGTNMQAGVKLALRELAALPGALSQPRANAKKVILFLTDGRPSLPFGLANVEDKEDQLAAIDAASLAKVAGVMLNVYGLGPEAINYPIAASEMAKVTNGTYTPVRVPGDIVSLLSGVSFANVEDVVAVNLTLMEWAGPNDILLLPDGSFKGFVPVRPGMNRIRVSALASDGTRGSTEFDLQFATQGMTSLELAAEQERIRQRTKEIQLRLERDKQEAFRKQERERTLTIGVERGGSTAPAPAPAPSAPSTPTPPAPTIQPR